A stretch of the bacterium SCSIO 12827 genome encodes the following:
- a CDS encoding Smr/MutS family protein, with protein sequence MADKRVKGPGAAPEDDALWAMVTRDVKPLPVREARIDHPVPDPAALPPKAKPAPRSYKTTPLPAAATTPSSPARELSHGAAPGLDRRTQTNMRRGKMAVEGRLDLHGMTQSVAHNELIGFITRAYGQGKRCVLVITGKGTRDTGEIGVLRQAVPGWLNAPPLKGLIHAFDHAARPHGGQGALYILLKRNKGAQ encoded by the coding sequence ATGGCGGACAAACGGGTTAAGGGACCGGGCGCCGCGCCGGAAGACGACGCCCTCTGGGCAATGGTCACCCGCGACGTCAAACCCCTTCCCGTCCGCGAAGCCCGCATCGACCATCCGGTCCCCGACCCGGCCGCCCTGCCGCCGAAGGCCAAGCCCGCGCCGCGTTCTTACAAAACAACCCCCCTGCCCGCCGCCGCCACGACCCCATCATCGCCCGCCCGCGAACTCAGCCACGGGGCGGCCCCCGGGCTCGACCGCCGCACCCAGACCAACATGCGGCGCGGCAAGATGGCGGTCGAAGGCCGCCTCGACCTGCACGGCATGACGCAATCGGTCGCCCATAATGAGCTGATCGGCTTCATCACCCGCGCCTATGGTCAAGGCAAGCGCTGCGTGCTGGTCATCACCGGCAAGGGCACGCGCGACACGGGCGAAATCGGCGTCCTGCGCCAGGCCGTGCCCGGCTGGCTCAACGCGCCGCCCTTGAAGGGCCTGATCCACGCCTTCGATCACGCCGCCCGCCCGCACGGGGGCCAGGGCGCGCTCTACATTCTGCTCAAACGCAACAAGGGGGCCCAATGA
- a CDS encoding helix-turn-helix transcriptional regulator produces MTPFGQKVRRLRKVHKITLKQFAQEMGVSSAYFSALEHGYRGRPGPGLVQQIAGYFNLGMEETDELKRMAALSHPRITVDTAGLNPKATELANLLAELIHELDEDTIDWIIAEIRGRRAARTRGGPTH; encoded by the coding sequence ATGACACCCTTCGGCCAGAAGGTGCGCCGCCTGCGCAAGGTGCACAAAATCACGCTCAAGCAGTTCGCCCAGGAAATGGGCGTGTCCTCGGCCTATTTCTCGGCGCTCGAACATGGCTATCGGGGCCGTCCCGGCCCGGGCCTGGTGCAGCAGATCGCGGGTTACTTTAATTTAGGGATGGAGGAAACGGACGAGCTCAAACGCATGGCCGCCTTGTCCCATCCCCGCATCACCGTCGACACGGCGGGCCTCAACCCCAAGGCTACGGAACTGGCCAACCTGCTGGCCGAACTGATCCACGAACTGGACGAAGACACCATCGACTGGATCATCGCCGAAATCCGCGGCCGCCGCGCGGCAAGGACACGCGGCGGGCCGACGCACTAA